The proteins below come from a single Chrysoperla carnea chromosome 1, inChrCarn1.1, whole genome shotgun sequence genomic window:
- the LOC123305692 gene encoding hypoxia up-regulated protein 1 — protein sequence MGKIVHLLLSSYLFMVLFTTTVTSLAVMSVDLGSEWMKIGIVSPGVPMEIALNKESKRKTPAVITFRDGVRTFGEDAQTLGIRFPKNSYSYLLDLLGKEFDSPSVELFRKRFPYYEIERDPSRNTVLFVVDEKTKYSPEELVSQLLHKAKEYAEQSAGQVIKECVLTVPGYFNQAERHAMLQAAQLADLKVLQLINDYTAVGLNYGIFRRKDFNESAYYILFYDMGASSTTATIVSYQMVKSKERGFVETNPQLQIIGVGLDRTLGGLELQLRLRDHLAKKFNEMKLTPNDVTQNARSMAKLFKEAGRVKNVLSANADHYAQIESLLDEKDFRLQITREEFENLCADVFARVGNPVNQALKMAGISLDVLNQVVLVGAGTRVPKVQEELQKLVKIELSKNLNTDEAATMGAVYKAADLSKGFKVKKFITKDGVLYPIQIVFQRTADNGEIKQVKRTLFGLMNPYPQKKIITFNKHTDDFEFNVNYADLDHLAPIDLLNLGNLNISEISLKGVAAAIKKNQGENTEFKGIKAHFQMDDSGILNLVNVESVVEKVIQPEDESTFSKLGSTITNLFKSAEEAKENTEKKEENQSEQPEKTPESASKTEEQTNDVPNLNKTNETTQQNTTKNSETDKEKKPQTVLIKEPIAAQTNIIGIKPLSEEEIKTSRNKIEVLNTVDRERLARETALNNLESFVIDAQNKLDQDEYRESGTPEEIEKIRESCSQISDWLYEDGSDADSETYNKKLSEVQELTFRLFSRVYEHKERPEALAALKQMLNGSEHFLASAKNLTAGKSENEVFTEVEINNLEKIITETTEWRNKMVEEQDKLKKSDPILLTVRALSEKMAALDREVKYLVNKLKIWRPKTPPKEKPVVEEPEKADKTKDSPKEEGTEDQENVIEEPQEEDNTPKEPNEEETVSANDEENHNEL from the coding sequence ATGGGTAAAAtagttcatttattattaagttcatACCTCTTTATGGTATTGTTCACCACAACTGTAACGTCTTTGGCTGTAATGTCGGTTGACTTAGGGTCCGAGTGGATGAAAATTGGTATTGTATCACCTGGTGTACCAATGGaaatagcattaaataaagAATCTAAACGGAAAACACCAGCAGTAATTACGTTTAGAGATGGTGTGCGTACTTTTGGTGAAGATGCTCAAACGTTAGGCATACGTTTTCCAAAAAATAGTTATAGTTATTTGTTAGATTTGCTTGGTAAGGAATTCGATAGTCCTTCTGTTGAACTATTCCGGAAGCGTTTTCCATATTATGAAATTGAAAGAGACCCGTCAAGAAATACAGTTTTATTTGTAGTCGATGAAAAGACTAAATATAGTCCAGAAGAATTAGTATCACAATTATTACACAAAGCTAAGGAGTACGCTGAACAATCGGCGGGACAAGTTATAAAAGAATGTGTTTTAACAGTTCCGGGATATTTTAACCAAGCGGAACGGCATGCTATGTTACAAGCTGCTCAGTTAGCCGATTTAAAAGTTTtgcaattaattaatgattatacTGCTGTTGGCTTAAACTATGGTATATTCAGACGAAAAGATTTCAACGAAAGTgcgtattatattttattctatgaCATGGGAGCATCTTCTACAACCGCAACAATTGTAAGCTATCAAATGGTAAAATCTAAAGAACGTGGTTTCGTAGAAACAAATCCACAATTGCAAATAATTGGTGTTGGATTAGATAGAACTCTTGGAGGTTTAGAATTACAATTGAGACTGCGAGATCATTTAgctaaaaaattcaatgaaatgaaattgaCTCCAAACGACGTTACCCAAAATGCACGATCTATGGCAAAACTTTTCAAAGAAGCTGGTCGAGTAAAGAATGTTCTTTCGGCAAATGCGGATCATTATGCTCAGATTGAAAGTTTATTGGATGAAAAAGATTTCCGTTTACAGATTACTCGAgaagaatttgaaaatttatgtgcTGATGTTTTTGCTCGTGTTGGAAATCCTGTTAATCAAGCTTTGAAGATGGCTGGAATAAGCTTAGATGTATTAAACCAAGTGGTGCTTGTTGGTGCCGGAACACGTGTGCCAAAGGTTCAAGAGGAATTACAAAAGTTAGTCAAAATagaattaagtaaaaatttgaatactgATGAGGCTGCAACTATGGGTGCTGTTTATAAGGCAGCTGACTTATCAAAGGGATTCAAAGttaagaaatttattacaaaagatGGTGTTTTATATCCAATTCAAATTGTGTTCCAAAGAACTGCAGATAATGGAGAAATCAAACAAGTTAAAAGAACTTTATTTGGACTTATGAATCCATACCCTcagaagaaaataataacattcaaTAAACATACTGACGATTTCGAATTTAATGTGAATTACGCTGACTTGGATCATTTGGCAccaattgatttattaaatttaggtaatttaaatattagtgAAATTTCTCTCAAAGGAGTTGCGGCGGCAATTAAGAAAAATCAAGGAGAAAATACTGAATTTAAAGGAATTAAAGCTCATTTTCAAATGGATGATTCGGGTATTTTAAATCTTGTAAATGTTGAGTCTGTTGTTGAAAAAGTAATACAACCAGAAGATGAAAGTACATTCTCTAAACTTGGCAGTACAATTACAAACTTATTCAAAAGTGCCGAAGAAGCTAAAGAAAATACAGAGAAAAAGGAAGAAAATCAAAGTGAACAGCCTGAAAAAACGCCAGAAAGTGCATCAAAAACTGAAGAACAGACTAATGATGTTccgaatttaaacaaaacaaatgaaaccACACaacaaaatacaacaaaaaattctGAAACAGATAAAGAGAAGAAACCACAAACTGTCTTGATTAAGGAACCTATTGCGGCTCAAACCAATATTATTGGAATTAAACCTCTTTCTGAAGAAGAAATTAAAACttctagaaataaaattgaagttttgaatACTGTGGATCGCGAACGATTAGCTAGAGAAACTGCCTTAAATAACTTAGAAAGTTTTGTAATTGATGCGCAAAATAAATTAGATCAAGATGAATACAGAGAATCTGGTACACcagaagaaattgaaaaaattagagAATCATGTTCTCAAATTTCAGATTGGTTGTACGAGGATGGCTCTGATGCTGATAGCgaaacttataataaaaaattatctgaagTACAAGAGCTTACTTTTAGATTATTCTCTCGAGTTTACGAACATAAAGAACGGCCCGAAGCCCTAGCTGCGttgaaacaaatgttaaatGGTTCTGAACACTTTTTAGCATCAGCCAAAAATTTGACGGCTGGAAAGAGTGAAAATGAAGTATTTACTGAAgttgaaataaacaatttagaaaaaataattactgaaACAACTGAATGGCGTAATAAAATGGTTGAAGAAcaagacaaattaaaaaaatcggatCCAATTTTACTAACGGTACGAGCATTATCTGAAAAAATGGCAGCATTGGATCGGGAGGTGaaatatttagttaataaattaaaaatatggagACCTAAAACACCTCCTAAAGAAAAACCAGTGGTAGAAGAACCTGAGAAGGCTGACAAAACAAAAGACTCACCAAAAGAAGAGGGTACTGAAGATCAAGAAAATGTTATTGAAGAACCACAAGAAGAAGACAATACACCAAAAGAACCAAATGAGGAAGAAACCGTTTCAGCCAATGATGAGGAAAATCACAATGAATTATAG
- the LOC123305700 gene encoding uncharacterized protein LOC123305700 encodes MYDKTVAFLAKAAILIPQSFPDSAAVKSHLITKCRDAEYDKQVTLAKSSFGPNILCKKCGNPWSCVEKIRIGKSRKFKHQQHLLKSQARPESKLNSIQKKVLKFQSKKLMRICKFCKNIAFIGPLSRKILRTKTNVPFATTPKKLIIPNTPQTKPKSKKKKKDAFAGLNKIIVQQSRTPKSLKGKLPQVLSETPKGIPKQNVNKLAKALNKESSGSGSSIMKLLK; translated from the exons ATGTATGATAAAACAGTTGCATTTTTAGCAAAAGCTGCAATTTTAATTCCGCAAAGTTTTCCTGATAGCGCTGCAGTAAAAAGTCACCTCAT CACAAAATGTCGAGACGCAGAATACGATAAACAAGTTACCTTAGCTAAGAGTAGTTTTGGACCTAatattctttgtaaaaaatgtgGAAATCCATGGAGTTGTGTCGAAAAAATTCGTATtggaaaatcaagaaaatttaaacacCAACAACATTTACTAAAGAGTCAAGCACGTCCTGAATCTAAACTTAATAGTAtccaaaaaaaagttctaaagtttcaatcaaaaaaattg atgcgcatttgtaaattttgcaaaaatattgcaTTCATTGGGCCATTATCACGTAAGATTTTACGAACTAAAACAAATGTTCCGTTTGCAACtactccaaaaaaattaataataccaaATACTCCACAAACTAAACCAAAAtccaagaagaaaaaaaaagatgcaTTTGCTGGTCTTAACAAAATTATCGTTCAACAATCTCGGACTCCAAAATCATTAAAAGGAAAGCTACCTCAAGTTTTATCAGAAACGCCAAAAGGAATACCAAAACAGAATGTAAATAAGCTCGCAAAAGCGTTGAACAAAGAATCATCAGGATCAGGATCatcaataatgaaattattaaaataa
- the LOC123300212 gene encoding RAC serine/threonine-protein kinase, with protein sequence MTDVSPMNTSNSVSGPSSNPGPLRPANFTGRIVKEGQLYKRGEHYRNWRSRYFFLLDDGSLIGFKSKPEPNSKEDPLNNFTVKGCQIMPTDKPKPYTFLIRGLQWTTVIERTFNVDTEREREEWIAAIKYVSEQVTAPGSSVPAFNSNQIEDVDMRPAEQITAEDLSEKFSVQGTSSSKSTGKRKVTLENFEYLKVLGKGTFGKVILCREKLTGRLYAIKILKKGVIMEKDEVEHTRTENRVLRTTNHPFLISLKYSFQTNDRLCFVMEYVNGGELFFHLSRERVFSEDRTRFYGAEIVSALGYLHSLKIIYRDLKLENLLLDKDGHIKIADFGLCKEDITYGRTTKTFCGTPEYLAPEVLDDNDYGSAVDWWGVGVVMYEMMCGRLPFYNRDHDKLFTLILMEEVKFPRTLSADARSLLAGLLVKEPAHRLGGGPQDVREIMEHPFFSSINWNDLVQKKVPPPFKPQVTSDTDTRYFDSEFTGESVELTPPDQTGPLGAIKEEPYFQFSYQDIASTLGTSMTGIRISQSSTGSGGGITAAMQ encoded by the exons ATGACTGACGTATCTCCGATGAATACATCAAATAGTGTATCAGGACCTTCATCGAATCCAGGTCCTTTGAGACCTGCAAATTTTACGGGACGTATTGTAAAGGAAGGTCAACTGTATAAAAGGGGCGAACATTACAGAAACTGGCGATCACGATATTTTTTCTTACTAGATGATGGTTCGTTAATTGGTTTTAAAAGCAAACCAGAACCCAATTCTAAGGAAGATCCATTAAATAACTTTACTGTGAAAGGTTGTCAAATAATGCCAACCGATAAACCAAAACCGTACACTTTCTTAATTCGTGGATTGCAATGGACAACAGTTATTGAACGCACTTTTAATGTTGACACTGAACGTGAGCGTGAAGAATGGATAGCTGCAATTAAATATGTTTCAGAGCAAGTTACAGCACCTGGAAGTTCAGTACCAGCGTTTAATTCTAATCAAATTGAAGATGTTGATATGCGACCTGCAGAACAAATTACAGCAGAAGatctttcagaaaaattttctgtacaGGGCACATCTAGTTCAAAATCGACTGGAAAACGGAAAGTT actctagaaaattttgaatatttaaaagtattggGAAAGGGTACATTTggtaaagtaattttatgccgTGAGAAATTAACTGGTCGATTatatgcaattaaaattttaaagaaaggtGTAATTATGGAAAAAGATGAAGTTGAACATACCCGTACAGAAAATCGAGTTTTACGTACCACTAACCATCCTTTTTTAatt tcactgaaatattcatttcaaacaAATGACAGATTATGTTTTGTCATGGAATATGTTAATGGTGGtgaattatttttccatttatcaCGCGAGAGAGTTTTTTCTGAAGATCGAACCCGGTTTTATGGAGCAGAAATTGTATCTGCGTTAGGCTATCTACATTCTTtaa AAATAATTTACAGAGatttaaaactagaaaatttacttttggATAAAGATGGTCACATAAAAATTGCTGATTTTGGTTTGTGTAAGGAAGATATCACTTATGGGCGAACTACCAAAACATTTTGTGGAACACCTGAATATTTAGCTCCTGAAGTTTTAGATGATAATGATTATGGAAGTGCTGTTGATTGGTGGGGCGTTGGCGTTGTTATGTATGAAATG atgTGTGGTCGTCTTCCATTTTACAATCGGGATCATGATAAATTATTCACCTTAATTTTAATGGAAGAAGTTAAATTTCCACGAACACTTAGTGCTGATGCGAGAAGTTTACTAGCTGGGTTATTAGTCAAAGAACCAGCTCACAGATTAGGTGGTGGACCACAAGATGTTCGAGAAATAATGGAACATCCTTTCTTTAGCTCAATTAATTGGAATGACTTAGTTCAAAAGAAAGTACCACCGCCTTTTAAACCACAAGTTACATCGGATACCGATACACGATATTTTGATTCAGAATTCACAGGTGAAAGTGTTGAATTAACACCTCCAGATCAAACTGGACCCCTTGGTGCAATTAAAGAAGAACCGTATTTCCAATTTAGTTATCag GATATCGCATCAACTTTAGGAACAAGTATGACTGGAATTCGTATAAGTCAATCGAGCACTGGTAGTGGTGGTGGCATAACTGCAGCAATgcagtga
- the LOC123304235 gene encoding uncharacterized protein LOC123304235: protein MSNIEICMECKPSIREIIKMNEDELKKFLISHGLITDIMKCPNCQESCNLYNESIKKPDRSQTNYEKISLTNKRLYWRCQKTKYVQGNKRKKLIKCNFMSSFWAHTFFAKSQLSIEDIIHFVVFFITSNAPKTDLLQDEFGFSRKTVIDWVNFMHEVLLDWSFRNNSLMIGGEGKVVEVSESKLGGLICNGERVYGGQWVIGGIERSSKKMFIIPIKTRDEETLIQIIRKTIAPGTKIVSDLWKSYDSPPQECFLSLEGELLIPTNHSESFIDQATDANTQNIERCFRYLKRKIPKNKLTEEHYSNYIAEFLFVRAYPNIRDRIHQIFREISIMYDPTRLNDKRNYYEN, encoded by the coding sequence ATGTCTAACATTGAAATATGTATGGAATGCAAACCCTCTAtaagagaaataataaaaatgaatgaagacgaattgaaaaaatttttgatttcgcaTGGTCTTATAACTGACATTATGAAGTGTCCAAATTGCCAAGAAAGTTGCAATCTATAtaatgaaagtataaaaaaaccaGACAGATCTCAAACCAACTacgaaaaaattagtttaacgAACAAAAGATTATATTGGCGttgtcaaaaaacaaaatatgttcaaggaaacaaaagaaagaaattaatCAAGTGCAATTTTATGTCGAGTTTTTGGGCGCATACTTTTTTTGCAAAATCTCAATTGTCAATTGAAGACATAATACATTTTGTGGTATTTTTTATTACGAGTAATGCCCCAAAAACTGACTTACTACAAGACGAATTTGGTTTTAGCAGAAAAACAGTAATAGATTGGGTTAATTTTATGCACGAAGTATTATTAGATTGGTCATTCCGAAACAATTCTCTCATGATTGGAGGGGAGGGGAAAGTTGTGGAAGTCAGCGAGTCCAAATTGGGGGGACTTATATGTAATGGAGAGCGTGTATATGGAGGGCAGTGGGTTATTGGGGGAATTGAAAgaagttcaaaaaaaatgtttattattccAATAAAGACGCGAGATGAAGAAACTTTAATCCAAATAATACGAAAAACAATTGCACCtggaacaaaaattgtttctgaCCTTTGGAAATCGTATGACAGCCCTCCACAAGAATGTTTTCTTTCTTTAGAAGGTGAATTATTAATTCCAACGAATCATTCAGAAAGTTTTATAGACCAGGCAACTGACGCTAATACCCAAAATATTGAGCGCTGTTTCCgatacttaaaaagaaaaattccaaaaaataaactgACTGAAGAACATTACAGCAACTACATCGcggaatttttgtttgttcggGCGTACCCCAATATAAGGGACCGAATACATCAAATATTCCGTGAAATATCAATAATGTATGACCCGACAAGACTGAACGATAAACGAAATTActacgaaaattaa